The proteins below come from a single Archangium lipolyticum genomic window:
- a CDS encoding cation-translocating P-type ATPase: protein MDAHEPPAVTSSPQPWHALPPDAVLKAVQGGPDGLSESEARARLERHGPNVLQRVSGESPLKLLWRQVNNPLIWVLLASAGLAIALGKVTDGIIVLAVVVLNTLIGFVQEFRAGKAIEALTQMVPENATVLRSGQKVTVPAAELVPGDVVLLASGDKVPADVRLLAGRNLQVEEAALTGESVPSEKKAAPVDASAGIGDRASMAYGGTHVTYGTGTAVVVATGAATELGRISQLLHEAVDLQTPLTKALASIGRYLTIAILIISAVLLGVGLLRGYAVAESLLAALTLAVAAIPEGLPAIVTIALAIGVQYMAARRAIIRKLPAVETLGSTTVICSDKTGTLTRNEMTVQALWTPAGSYSISGVGYAPQGEVRRDDQPLGSLPEDARELLVAGALCNDASVRSKDGTWELTGDPTEGALIVAAEKAGLRVEELRSGRSRVDAIPFESENQFMATLNEDERGGRSLFLKGAPEVVLRRCDSHEGLDARRVLAEVERLASRGMRVLAVASKSVPDSQRGVRLEDAAGGFQLLGLQGMIDPPREEAIQAVKACHTAGISVKMITGDHAKTAEAIGAQLGILEGGRAVTGAELAEMDEARLREAATSSNVFARVAPEHKLRLVRALQKEGHVVAMTGDGVNDAPALKQANIGVAMGITGTAVSKEAADIILTDDNFASIAAAVEEGRRVYDNLIKSLAFVLPTNLGLALILIVGVAFFPILNINGQSEALLAMLPSQLLWINLVATVALALPLAFEAREPDVMNRSPRRPDSPVLSRFVVIRTVVVAVLMCAGATGLFLWEYNTEAARLGHDMALREAQTMAVTTVIMFQMFYLLNCRSLRDSFFRIGVFSNPFVYLGIGTLALLQLGFIFLPFMQRVFGTAPLSLEALGLCALVGAMVLPVISVEKWWRSRRAQRARREQEAGKQLPRHVPRRATVG from the coding sequence ATGGATGCACACGAACCTCCCGCGGTGACTTCGTCCCCCCAGCCCTGGCACGCGTTGCCCCCCGACGCGGTGCTGAAAGCCGTTCAAGGCGGCCCCGACGGCCTCTCCGAGAGCGAGGCCCGCGCCCGGCTCGAACGCCATGGCCCCAATGTGTTGCAGCGGGTCTCCGGTGAGAGCCCCCTGAAGCTGCTCTGGCGCCAGGTGAACAACCCCCTCATCTGGGTGCTGCTCGCGTCGGCGGGGCTGGCCATCGCCCTGGGCAAGGTGACGGACGGCATCATCGTCCTCGCGGTGGTGGTGCTCAACACCCTCATCGGCTTCGTGCAGGAATTCCGCGCGGGCAAGGCCATCGAGGCCCTCACGCAGATGGTGCCGGAGAACGCCACCGTCCTGCGCTCGGGCCAGAAGGTGACGGTGCCCGCCGCGGAGCTCGTCCCGGGGGACGTGGTGCTGCTCGCCTCGGGGGACAAGGTGCCGGCGGACGTGCGGCTCCTCGCCGGGCGCAACCTCCAGGTGGAGGAGGCGGCGCTCACGGGCGAGTCCGTCCCCTCGGAGAAGAAGGCGGCGCCCGTCGACGCGAGCGCGGGCATCGGCGACCGGGCGAGCATGGCCTACGGCGGCACGCACGTCACCTACGGCACGGGCACGGCGGTGGTGGTGGCCACGGGCGCCGCCACCGAGCTCGGCCGCATCTCCCAGCTGTTGCACGAGGCGGTGGATCTGCAGACGCCCCTGACGAAGGCCCTGGCCTCCATCGGGCGCTACCTGACGATCGCCATCCTCATCATCTCCGCCGTGCTGCTGGGCGTGGGCCTGCTGCGCGGCTACGCGGTGGCCGAGTCGCTCCTGGCCGCCCTCACGTTGGCGGTGGCCGCCATCCCCGAGGGCCTGCCCGCCATCGTCACCATCGCCCTGGCCATCGGCGTGCAATACATGGCCGCGCGCCGCGCCATCATCCGCAAGCTGCCGGCCGTGGAGACGCTGGGCAGCACCACCGTCATCTGCTCCGACAAGACGGGCACGCTCACCCGCAACGAGATGACCGTCCAGGCCCTGTGGACGCCCGCTGGCTCCTACTCCATCTCCGGCGTGGGGTACGCGCCCCAGGGCGAGGTGCGCCGGGATGACCAGCCCCTGGGCTCCCTGCCCGAGGATGCCCGCGAGCTGCTCGTGGCCGGCGCGCTCTGCAATGACGCCTCGGTCCGTTCCAAGGATGGCACCTGGGAGCTGACGGGAGATCCCACCGAGGGCGCCCTCATCGTCGCCGCGGAGAAGGCCGGGCTGCGCGTGGAGGAGCTGCGCTCCGGCCGCTCCCGCGTGGATGCCATCCCCTTCGAGTCCGAGAACCAGTTCATGGCCACCCTCAACGAGGACGAGCGGGGCGGCCGCTCCCTCTTCCTCAAGGGCGCCCCCGAGGTGGTGCTGCGCCGCTGCGACTCGCACGAGGGGCTCGACGCCAGGAGGGTCCTCGCGGAGGTGGAGCGCCTGGCCTCGCGGGGCATGCGCGTGCTGGCCGTGGCGAGCAAATCCGTTCCTGACTCGCAGCGGGGCGTGCGGCTCGAGGACGCGGCCGGCGGCTTCCAGCTCCTGGGGCTCCAGGGGATGATCGACCCGCCGCGCGAGGAGGCCATCCAGGCGGTGAAGGCCTGCCACACGGCCGGCATCTCCGTGAAGATGATCACCGGCGACCACGCGAAGACGGCGGAGGCCATCGGCGCGCAGCTCGGCATCCTCGAGGGAGGCCGGGCGGTGACGGGGGCGGAGCTGGCGGAGATGGACGAGGCGCGGCTGCGTGAAGCGGCCACGTCCTCCAACGTGTTCGCCCGCGTGGCGCCCGAACACAAGCTGCGCCTGGTGCGCGCCCTCCAGAAGGAGGGCCACGTGGTGGCCATGACGGGGGATGGCGTCAACGACGCGCCCGCGCTCAAGCAGGCCAACATCGGCGTGGCCATGGGCATCACCGGCACCGCCGTGTCCAAGGAGGCCGCGGACATCATCCTCACCGATGACAACTTCGCCTCCATCGCCGCCGCGGTGGAGGAGGGGAGGCGCGTCTACGACAACCTCATCAAGTCGCTCGCCTTCGTGCTGCCCACCAACCTGGGGCTGGCCCTCATCCTCATCGTCGGCGTGGCCTTCTTCCCCATCCTGAACATCAACGGTCAATCCGAGGCCCTGCTGGCCATGCTCCCCAGCCAGTTGCTGTGGATCAACCTGGTGGCCACGGTGGCGCTCGCGCTGCCGCTGGCCTTCGAGGCCCGGGAGCCCGATGTGATGAATCGCTCTCCGCGCCGGCCGGACTCACCCGTGCTCAGCCGCTTCGTGGTGATACGAACGGTGGTGGTGGCGGTGCTGATGTGCGCTGGCGCCACCGGGCTCTTCCTCTGGGAGTACAACACCGAGGCGGCACGCCTGGGCCACGACATGGCCCTGCGCGAGGCGCAGACCATGGCCGTCACCACGGTCATCATGTTCCAGATGTTCTACCTGCTGAACTGCCGCTCCCTGCGTGACTCGTTCTTCCGCATCGGTGTCTTCAGCAACCCCTTCGTCTATCTCGGTATCGGAACGCTGGCGCTGCTGCAGCTCGGGTTCATCTTCCTGCCCTTCATGCAGCGCGTGTTCGGCACCGCGCCGCTGTCGCTCGAGGCGCTGGGCCTGTGCGCGCTGGTGGGGGCCATGGTCCTCCCCGTCATCAGCGTGGAGAAGTGGTGGCGCTCGCGGCGTGCGCAGCGAGCGCGGCGGGAGCAGGAGGCCGGCAAGCAGCTCCCTCGGCACGTGCCTCGGCGTGCGACGGTGGGCTGA
- the nadD gene encoding nicotinate (nicotinamide) nucleotide adenylyltransferase, with protein sequence MRHPVQVAILGGSFNPPHVGHLMAAHYVRATQGVDEVWLMPTFRHPFGKVSEEFEHRLRMCELLCRDTSGWMKSSRVESEVGKDGRTVDTLAFLQARHPEHRYTLVIGSDILKDLPHWKDVDRIRRMARVLVLHRAGYPGVDTVIQPPLDVVGPPLAEVSSTEIRERLSRGELPSDLVPSAVLAYAREHHLYGL encoded by the coding sequence GTGAGGCACCCCGTGCAGGTCGCGATCCTCGGAGGCTCGTTCAACCCGCCTCACGTCGGCCACCTGATGGCGGCCCACTACGTGCGCGCCACCCAGGGCGTGGACGAGGTGTGGCTCATGCCCACCTTCCGCCATCCCTTCGGCAAGGTGTCCGAGGAGTTCGAGCACCGCCTGCGCATGTGCGAGCTGCTGTGCCGGGACACCTCGGGCTGGATGAAGAGCTCGCGGGTGGAGAGCGAGGTGGGCAAGGACGGGCGTACGGTGGACACGCTGGCCTTCCTCCAGGCGCGCCACCCGGAGCACCGCTACACGCTCGTCATCGGCTCGGACATCCTGAAGGATCTGCCGCACTGGAAGGACGTCGACCGCATCCGGCGGATGGCGCGCGTGCTGGTGCTCCACCGCGCGGGCTACCCGGGCGTCGACACCGTCATCCAGCCGCCGCTCGACGTCGTGGGCCCGCCGCTGGCCGAGGTCTCCTCCACGGAGATCCGCGAGCGGCTGTCCCGGGGCGAGCTGCCCTCGGACCTGGTGCCGAGCGCGGTGCTCGCCTACGCCCGCGAGCACCACCTCTACGGCCTGTGA
- a CDS encoding exo-beta-N-acetylmuramidase NamZ family protein → MRRVKTGLDVWVEQGFAPLKGKRVGAIVNPTSVDSRFRHLADLLASAPGVKLGALFGPEHGIRGEAQYMVAVDDVRDRRTGVPVYSLYGSTFESLSPRPEWLEGLDALVFDIQDVGSRYYTYVYTMALAMKAAGKAKVPFYVLDRPNPLNGVTIEGNLVGERYRSFVGLYSLPNRHGMTAGELARLFNDEQGFGCELTVVPMEGWRREYFWSDTGLPFIPPSPNMPTPDTALVYPGMCQGEGTNVSEGRGTCRPFEQFGAPWVDTDALLARLEREKLPGVSFRAVGFTPTFDKYKGESCSGAFIHVTDRQAFLPLRTGLAIFQALYELGQGGKFAWREDAYEFVDDVPAFDLLCGTDQVRKGIEAGWPLDRLLEGFETQARDFAKRRERHLLYAQGS, encoded by the coding sequence GTGAGACGGGTGAAGACGGGACTGGATGTCTGGGTGGAGCAGGGTTTCGCGCCGCTGAAGGGCAAGCGGGTGGGCGCCATCGTCAACCCCACCAGCGTGGACTCGCGGTTCCGCCACCTGGCGGACCTGCTGGCCAGCGCGCCGGGGGTGAAGCTGGGAGCCCTCTTCGGCCCCGAGCACGGCATCCGCGGCGAGGCCCAGTACATGGTCGCCGTGGACGATGTGCGAGACAGGCGCACCGGCGTCCCCGTGTACAGCCTCTACGGCTCCACCTTCGAGTCCCTCTCGCCCCGCCCCGAGTGGCTGGAGGGCCTGGACGCGCTCGTCTTCGACATCCAGGACGTGGGCAGCCGCTACTACACCTACGTCTACACCATGGCCCTGGCCATGAAGGCCGCCGGCAAGGCGAAGGTGCCCTTCTACGTGCTGGACCGGCCCAACCCGCTCAACGGCGTCACCATCGAGGGCAACCTCGTGGGCGAGCGCTACCGCTCCTTCGTGGGGCTGTACTCCCTTCCCAACCGGCACGGCATGACGGCCGGCGAGCTGGCCCGCCTCTTCAATGACGAGCAGGGCTTCGGGTGCGAGCTGACGGTGGTGCCCATGGAAGGTTGGCGCCGCGAGTATTTCTGGTCCGATACCGGGCTGCCCTTCATCCCGCCCTCGCCGAACATGCCCACCCCGGACACCGCGCTCGTCTACCCGGGCATGTGCCAGGGCGAGGGCACCAACGTCTCCGAGGGCCGCGGCACCTGCCGCCCCTTCGAGCAGTTCGGCGCACCCTGGGTGGACACGGACGCGCTGCTCGCCCGGCTGGAGCGCGAGAAGCTCCCCGGCGTCTCCTTCCGCGCCGTGGGCTTCACTCCCACCTTCGACAAGTACAAGGGCGAGTCCTGCAGCGGTGCCTTCATCCACGTCACGGACCGCCAGGCCTTCCTGCCCCTGCGCACGGGCCTCGCCATCTTCCAGGCCCTCTACGAGCTGGGGCAGGGCGGGAAGTTCGCCTGGCGTGAAGACGCCTACGAGTTCGTGGACGACGTGCCCGCCTTCGACCTGCTCTGTGGGACGGATCAGGTCCGCAAGGGGATCGAGGCTGGTTGGCCGCTGGACCGTCTACTGGAAGGCTTCGAGACCCAGGCCCGGGACTTCGCCAAGCGGAGGGAGCGTCATCTGCTGTACGCTCAGGGGTCGTGA
- a CDS encoding adenylate/guanylate cyclase domain-containing protein, translating into MKTANLAIVFTDIQGFTERTSRQTLEENQRLLRTHNELLTPVFKAFGGRIIKSIGDAFLVTFESPTQAVLSGMAIQDRLWQYNRGVPDAERLDVRVAINVGEVRLESNDVFGEPVNIASRVESIAEAGEVFFTEAVYLAMNKAEVPSLEVGSFELKGIPGKIRVFRVPRAPYRVETPSVVHLPTEEPSLENEQPPFGNLALSRVPGSLLTPGPDLAAALGSRAATVIMAVKSGRRLSLSPRALAVGGGALVLLLLGIGFVVLRDSPAEAAIKDVAEASATQEKLELAEKARKLIAEEKLPGEKNLLLGQLDEALEAPGKAVDHYRAAVKAGNEEAGARLTGMLKHPECRVRSEVATTLGELRLESARGALVALAKNGGPGDEPDALWGLGCNSRKKAEKALERLGR; encoded by the coding sequence TTGAAGACCGCCAACCTCGCCATCGTTTTCACCGACATCCAAGGGTTCACCGAGCGGACCAGCCGGCAGACCCTCGAGGAGAATCAGCGTCTGCTGCGGACGCACAATGAGCTCCTCACCCCCGTGTTCAAGGCGTTCGGCGGGCGCATCATCAAGTCCATCGGGGATGCCTTCCTCGTCACCTTCGAGTCGCCCACCCAGGCCGTCCTCAGTGGCATGGCCATCCAGGACCGGCTCTGGCAGTACAACCGCGGCGTCCCGGACGCGGAGCGGCTCGACGTGCGCGTGGCCATCAACGTGGGAGAGGTGCGGCTGGAGTCCAACGACGTCTTCGGTGAGCCCGTCAACATCGCCTCGCGCGTGGAGTCCATCGCCGAGGCCGGCGAGGTGTTCTTCACCGAGGCCGTGTACCTGGCCATGAACAAGGCCGAGGTGCCCTCCCTGGAGGTGGGCTCCTTCGAGCTCAAGGGCATCCCCGGGAAGATCCGCGTCTTCCGCGTGCCCCGGGCGCCCTACCGCGTGGAGACGCCCTCCGTGGTGCACCTGCCGACCGAGGAGCCCTCGCTGGAGAACGAGCAGCCGCCCTTCGGCAACCTGGCGCTCTCGCGCGTCCCCGGCTCCCTGCTCACGCCGGGTCCGGATCTCGCCGCCGCCCTGGGCAGCCGCGCGGCCACCGTCATCATGGCGGTGAAGTCCGGGCGGCGCCTGTCGCTCTCTCCCCGGGCCCTGGCGGTGGGCGGAGGCGCGCTGGTGCTGCTGCTGCTGGGCATCGGCTTCGTCGTGCTGCGCGACAGCCCCGCCGAGGCCGCCATCAAGGACGTGGCCGAGGCCTCCGCCACGCAGGAGAAGCTCGAGCTGGCGGAGAAGGCCCGCAAGCTCATCGCCGAGGAGAAGCTCCCGGGGGAGAAGAACCTGCTCCTCGGGCAGCTCGACGAGGCGCTGGAGGCACCCGGCAAGGCGGTGGATCACTACCGCGCCGCGGTGAAGGCCGGGAACGAAGAGGCCGGGGCGCGGCTCACCGGCATGTTGAAGCACCCGGAGTGCCGCGTGCGCTCCGAGGTCGCGACCACGCTGGGCGAGCTCCGGTTGGAGTCCGCGCGCGGCGCGCTGGTGGCCCTGGCGAAGAATGGCGGCCCGGGCGATGAGCCGGACGCCCTGTGGGGCCTGGGGTGCAACTCGCGCAAGAAGGCGGAGAAGGCGTTGGAGCGGCTCGGCCGCTGA
- a CDS encoding tetratricopeptide repeat protein, translating into MLWLLVAGTLAAAMDVPATGDLTTALSQEAAGDDAGALATVEAVVRAWPAEALPRLEAARLLLKLGGDLDLVETHLDVASARAPENPRVHYLRGLLWEERGQPLRAARAYELAVFYRTSYEDARFRLAGLWASLGDWLKAELHYRYLARSRPEWVQVRLQLIRALEEQGRTTDAEKELLQLKNEQPGNALVIRRLADLYERTGRTQQAAKLRASLEPPAPSKKMRPLRPSRR; encoded by the coding sequence ATGCTCTGGCTACTGGTAGCGGGCACGCTCGCGGCGGCCATGGACGTCCCCGCCACCGGGGACCTGACAACGGCCCTGTCACAAGAGGCCGCGGGGGATGACGCGGGGGCCCTGGCGACCGTGGAGGCCGTGGTGCGCGCCTGGCCCGCCGAGGCCCTCCCCCGGCTCGAGGCGGCGCGCCTTCTGTTGAAGCTCGGAGGGGACCTGGACCTGGTGGAGACCCACCTGGATGTAGCCTCCGCCAGGGCCCCCGAGAATCCCCGGGTCCACTACCTCCGGGGGTTGTTGTGGGAAGAGCGCGGCCAGCCCCTGCGCGCGGCTCGTGCCTATGAGCTGGCCGTGTTCTACAGAACCTCCTACGAGGACGCCCGCTTCCGGCTCGCCGGTCTCTGGGCCTCCCTGGGTGATTGGCTGAAGGCCGAGCTCCACTACCGCTACCTCGCCCGCTCCCGCCCCGAGTGGGTGCAGGTGCGCCTCCAACTCATCCGGGCCCTGGAGGAGCAGGGGAGGACAACGGACGCCGAGAAGGAATTGTTACAACTCAAGAACGAGCAGCCGGGCAACGCCCTGGTCATCCGCCGGCTGGCGGACCTCTACGAGCGTACCGGCAGGACCCAACAGGCGGCGAAGCTGCGGGCGAGCCTGGAACCGCCCGCTCCCTCGAAGAAGATGCGTCCCTTGAGGCCCTCGCGACGATAG
- a CDS encoding endonuclease MutS2 — MTVQIAQRTLEDLGFADVLRALAHRCRTEPGRERALARPFLDTEEEVAEALELVAEARRLAQEQFSLPLGGVTDLRGALELASKGGLLEPRQLIASAQLLFAFVRTREALEERQHVVPRLAAISRRLPMLEQLAVRIDRSFEADGEISDRASPALREARDRVRGLHRRIKGWLEEKLHDESFLPKLRENYYTIRNGRYVVPVVSSFRGEVPGIVHNASQTGQTLFVEPEGLVGMGNDLAIAQSVVTEEERRILQELTNQLGREADKVLEGIAAVAELDEVEAAAVLSGDLRAHAPEFVGVESLTLLRLRHPRLLLRDTEVVPNDVEMKGDARALVVSGPNAGGKTVTLTAVGLCSLMLRAGLPIPAGEGSRMPLYRSVHSTVGDAQDLSQGLSTFSAHVVMLRDIALSVGKNSLVLIDEIAADTDPREGAAIAIAVLEELLEKGAVVLVTTHLEELKALAHLDPRFLNARVGFDAKKMAPTYKLQLGAAGASSAIEVASRMGLPEHICTRARDLAMNAGGALAKALAAAEEDRRRLQDDLERAKVAAEEAERLRAQLEEQKQQFERERKARLMRFNEEVAAASDQAAAEVQELLKVLRAQSNEKAASEARAQLLQRAEEANQRAKAARAELFQVEAPAPAELRVGALVRHSGLNKDVEILELHGDQALVAAGIMKMRVPVSELSGSRTAKPKDTKFPERNKQAQQIQRAKQAAPEAVEATNYRCDVRGMRAEDALGEVESFLDRGMRSGEESALIIHGHGTGALRQAIRDYLAASPYIRMFRPGENHEGGDGVTVVALRA; from the coding sequence ATGACCGTGCAGATCGCCCAGAGAACGCTCGAGGACCTTGGCTTCGCGGATGTGCTCCGCGCCCTAGCCCATCGCTGTAGGACCGAACCCGGGAGGGAGCGTGCGCTCGCCCGGCCGTTCCTCGACACCGAGGAAGAAGTGGCGGAAGCCCTGGAGCTCGTCGCCGAGGCGCGGCGGCTGGCCCAGGAGCAGTTCTCCCTGCCGCTGGGTGGGGTGACGGACCTGCGGGGCGCGTTGGAGCTCGCCTCCAAGGGGGGCCTGCTGGAGCCCCGGCAGCTCATCGCGTCGGCGCAGCTGCTGTTCGCCTTCGTGCGCACCCGCGAGGCGCTGGAGGAGCGCCAGCACGTGGTGCCCCGGCTGGCGGCCATCTCCCGGCGGCTGCCGATGCTGGAGCAGCTGGCGGTGCGCATCGACCGGAGCTTCGAGGCGGACGGGGAGATCTCCGACCGGGCGAGCCCGGCGCTGCGCGAGGCGAGGGATCGGGTGCGGGGGCTGCACCGGCGCATCAAGGGCTGGCTGGAGGAGAAGCTCCACGACGAGAGCTTCCTGCCGAAGCTGCGGGAGAACTACTACACCATCCGCAACGGCCGGTACGTGGTGCCCGTCGTCTCCAGCTTCCGGGGAGAGGTGCCGGGCATCGTCCACAACGCGAGCCAGACGGGGCAGACGCTGTTCGTGGAGCCCGAGGGGCTGGTGGGGATGGGCAACGACCTGGCCATCGCCCAGTCGGTGGTGACGGAGGAGGAGCGGCGGATCCTCCAGGAGCTGACGAACCAGCTCGGGCGGGAAGCGGACAAGGTGCTCGAGGGCATCGCCGCGGTGGCGGAGCTGGACGAGGTGGAGGCGGCGGCGGTGCTGTCGGGAGACCTGCGGGCGCACGCGCCCGAGTTCGTCGGGGTGGAGAGCCTGACGCTGCTGCGCCTGAGACACCCGCGGCTGTTGTTGAGGGACACCGAGGTGGTGCCCAACGACGTGGAGATGAAGGGCGACGCGCGGGCGCTGGTGGTGTCGGGTCCGAACGCGGGCGGCAAAACGGTGACGCTGACGGCGGTGGGCCTGTGCTCGCTGATGCTGCGGGCGGGCCTGCCGATTCCGGCGGGCGAGGGCTCGCGGATGCCGCTGTACCGCTCGGTGCACTCCACGGTGGGTGACGCGCAGGACCTGTCGCAGGGCCTGTCCACGTTCAGCGCGCACGTGGTGATGCTGCGGGACATCGCGCTGTCGGTGGGGAAGAACTCGCTGGTGCTCATCGACGAGATCGCCGCGGACACGGATCCGCGCGAGGGAGCGGCGATCGCCATCGCGGTGCTGGAGGAGCTGCTGGAGAAGGGAGCGGTGGTGCTGGTGACCACGCACCTGGAGGAGCTCAAGGCGCTGGCGCACCTGGATCCGCGCTTCCTGAACGCGCGGGTGGGCTTCGATGCGAAGAAGATGGCGCCCACGTACAAGCTGCAGCTGGGAGCGGCGGGTGCGTCGTCGGCCATCGAGGTGGCGTCGAGGATGGGGCTGCCGGAGCACATCTGCACGCGCGCGAGGGACCTGGCGATGAACGCGGGTGGCGCGCTGGCGAAGGCGCTGGCGGCGGCGGAGGAGGATCGGAGGAGGCTGCAGGACGACCTGGAGCGGGCGAAGGTAGCGGCGGAGGAGGCCGAGCGGCTGCGCGCGCAGTTGGAGGAGCAGAAGCAGCAGTTCGAGCGGGAGCGCAAGGCGAGGCTGATGCGCTTCAACGAGGAGGTGGCGGCGGCGAGCGACCAGGCGGCGGCGGAGGTGCAGGAGCTGCTGAAGGTGCTGAGGGCGCAGTCGAACGAGAAGGCGGCGTCGGAGGCGCGCGCACAGTTGCTGCAGCGGGCGGAGGAAGCGAACCAGCGGGCGAAGGCGGCGAGGGCGGAGCTGTTCCAGGTGGAGGCCCCTGCCCCGGCGGAGCTGCGGGTGGGAGCGCTGGTGCGGCACTCCGGGCTGAACAAGGACGTGGAGATCCTGGAGCTGCACGGAGACCAGGCGCTGGTGGCGGCGGGCATCATGAAGATGCGCGTGCCGGTATCGGAGCTGTCGGGCTCGCGGACGGCGAAGCCGAAGGACACGAAGTTCCCGGAGCGCAACAAGCAGGCGCAGCAGATCCAGCGGGCGAAGCAGGCGGCGCCGGAGGCGGTGGAGGCGACGAACTACCGCTGCGACGTGCGAGGCATGCGAGCCGAGGACGCGCTGGGCGAGGTGGAGTCGTTCCTGGACCGGGGGATGCGCAGTGGCGAGGAGTCGGCGCTGATCATCCACGGACACGGCACGGGAGCGCTGCGGCAGGCCATCCGGGACTACCTGGCGGCGTCGCCGTACATCCGGATGTTCCGTCCGGGTGAGAACCACGAGGGCGGCGACGGCGTGACGGTGGTCGCCCTGAGGGCCTGA
- a CDS encoding MFS transporter, translated as MGALQLLRGHREFRSLWLARVISFAGDSLSLVALMLHVAETTGQALAVSLLLLTGDFAPSLLSPLTGAISDRFDLKRVMITCELIQGALLLLIALALPPLPLLLVLVGARAVAGQIFQPASRAAVPALVAGDELETANSTLGFGTNGAEALGPLLAAALLPVVGIRGVLLVDAASFLVSAALLASVPSLPSALAGEKDPPSLLRQARLGLGYILSAPAVRVIALGFCGVVVFNGVDDVALVLLAKETLRAGDSAVGLLLGAVGMGLLLGYILLARYGARGSMVALLLLGFAVSSIGNLLTGLTWAVSAAFAMQGMRGVGLAAMDVASNTLLQRLVPPEMLGRVFGNLYGAIGVAAALSYIGGGLLLDATSAPVTLLIAGAGGTVATLATALTLPGALRKTTPPSPSGRGTG; from the coding sequence GTGGGTGCACTGCAACTGCTGCGCGGCCACCGTGAGTTCCGGTCCCTGTGGCTCGCGCGGGTCATCTCCTTCGCGGGTGATTCGCTCAGCCTGGTCGCGCTCATGCTCCATGTGGCGGAGACGACCGGCCAGGCCCTCGCCGTCTCGCTGCTGCTGCTCACCGGCGACTTCGCCCCATCGCTGTTGAGCCCGCTCACCGGAGCGATCAGCGACCGGTTCGACCTCAAGCGGGTGATGATCACCTGCGAGCTGATCCAAGGGGCACTCCTGCTCCTCATCGCGCTCGCGTTGCCGCCGTTGCCTCTGTTGCTGGTCCTGGTGGGCGCGCGAGCGGTGGCCGGACAGATCTTCCAACCCGCGTCCCGAGCGGCGGTGCCGGCGTTGGTGGCCGGTGACGAGTTGGAGACCGCGAACTCCACCCTGGGATTCGGGACGAACGGAGCCGAGGCCCTCGGCCCGCTTCTGGCGGCGGCGCTGTTGCCGGTGGTGGGAATCCGAGGCGTGCTCCTGGTGGACGCGGCCTCGTTCCTCGTTTCGGCGGCGCTCCTGGCCTCCGTGCCATCACTGCCCTCCGCGCTCGCCGGGGAGAAGGACCCGCCATCCCTCCTGCGTCAGGCGAGGCTGGGCCTGGGCTACATCCTGTCGGCGCCGGCGGTGCGGGTCATCGCGCTGGGCTTCTGCGGCGTCGTGGTGTTCAACGGAGTCGACGACGTGGCGCTGGTGCTCCTGGCCAAGGAGACACTGAGAGCCGGGGACTCGGCGGTGGGGCTTCTGCTGGGCGCCGTGGGAATGGGGCTGCTGCTCGGCTACATCCTGCTGGCGCGTTACGGAGCCCGCGGGTCGATGGTGGCGCTGCTGCTGCTGGGGTTCGCGGTGAGCAGCATTGGCAATCTGCTGACCGGGTTGACGTGGGCGGTCTCCGCGGCGTTCGCGATGCAGGGCATGCGAGGAGTGGGGCTCGCGGCGATGGACGTCGCGAGCAACACCCTGCTCCAGCGATTGGTGCCACCCGAGATGCTGGGCCGGGTCTTTGGAAACCTCTACGGAGCGATCGGAGTGGCCGCCGCGCTGTCCTACATCGGAGGAGGACTCTTGCTCGATGCCACCTCGGCGCCGGTGACGTTACTGATTGCGGGAGCTGGGGGCACGGTGGCCACGCTCGCCACGGCACTCACACTTCCGGGGGCGCTGAGAAAAACCACCCCCCCCTCTCCCTCTGGGAGAGGGACGGGGTGA